Proteins from a genomic interval of Scomber japonicus isolate fScoJap1 chromosome 10, fScoJap1.pri, whole genome shotgun sequence:
- the si:ch211-197h24.6 gene encoding uncharacterized protein si:ch211-197h24.6 isoform X2, with the protein MPSLSKQLKGVTDCVIGLQYVWEYRSPSKSVPPHYQCKLCAVSRLQHDMLAHVRGWKHSFRYLKKAHPDKVTSDEVEANKDPAVRKTIKEIAAEVEKTEGRGQLKVILKEPCDVPAFEGLRSAAPKIVPLPPPPGMGPHGPPFGPRFSDHRFPGDFPPPPFSDYPLGEHGEPDFGGYSTREIFPEPNMGRRSLQDGMGRHPAVGGDSFGSGGGMDSYGRTELMESPRRRYSDEYRGSQMGSGLLDRPVNKPLDRPGLMGASDNDGNRNTLLTYLDTFRIENESDAQLVLKVTQKLTDVLMEYRLRSVSSGSTLNSLSMSSGFSSTPSRLPSSSDGYLSSPLNSLSGPSRYSDGPSRYYK; encoded by the exons ATGCCCTCTCTCAGCAAACAGTTGAAAGGGGTCACTGACTGTGTCATTG GTCTTCAGTATGTGTGGGAGTACCGGAGCCCCAGTAAATCTGTCCCACCACACTACCAATGCAAACTGTGTGCTGTGTCCCGCTTGCAACATGATATGCTTGCTCACGTGAGAGGCTGGAAGCACAGTTTCAGATATTTG AAAAAGGCTCACCCAGACAAGGTCACCAGTGATGAGGTAGAGGCCAACAAAGACCCTGCTGTAAGGAAGACAATTAAAGAAATTGCAGCTGAGGTGGAGAAGACAGAGGGGAGGGGACAACTCAAG GTCATCCTGAAGGAGCCCTGTGATGTGCCTGCTTTTGAAGGACTCC GTTCTGCTGCTCCCAAGATTGtgccactaccaccaccaccagggATGGGACCACATGGACCACCCTTTG GTCCCAGGTTCTCTGACCACAGGTTTCCAGGGgactttcctcctcctcctttctctgaCTACCCACTGGGTGAGCATGGGGAGCCTGACTTTGGAGGCTATTCAACCAGGGAAATTTTCCCTGAACCTAATATGGGTCGCAGATCCCTTCAAGATGGTATGGGTCGTCATCCAGCTGTGGGTGGAGATAGTTTTGGATCAGGTGGTGGAATGGATAGCTACGGAAGGACTGAACTAATGGAGAGCCCACGCAGAAGGTATTCCGACGAGTATCGGGGCAGCCAAATGGGGAGTGGCTTATTGGACAGACCAGTGAATAAGCCACTTGACAGGCCAGGCTTGATGGGAGCATCAGACAATGACGGCAATCGTAACACACTGCTCACTTACCTg GATACCTTCCGGATAGAGAACGAGAGTGATGCACAGCTGGTGCTTAAAGTGACACAGAAACTAACAGACGTGCTGATGGAGTACAGACTGAGGAGTGTATCATCG ggTTCTACTCTGAACAGCTTGTCAATGAGCTCGGGTTTCTCCTCTACACCCTCCAGATTGCCAAGTAGCAGTGACGGATACTTAAGTAGTCCCTTAAATAGTCTGTCAG
- the si:ch211-197h24.6 gene encoding uncharacterized protein si:ch211-197h24.6 isoform X1, which translates to MEAQASGNQIHNDNPRNGPQLFQNRAKNVRRKRLQHSADIVYTKGTSIHTMPSLSKQLKGVTDCVIGLQYVWEYRSPSKSVPPHYQCKLCAVSRLQHDMLAHVRGWKHSFRYLKKAHPDKVTSDEVEANKDPAVRKTIKEIAAEVEKTEGRGQLKVILKEPCDVPAFEGLRSAAPKIVPLPPPPGMGPHGPPFGPRFSDHRFPGDFPPPPFSDYPLGEHGEPDFGGYSTREIFPEPNMGRRSLQDGMGRHPAVGGDSFGSGGGMDSYGRTELMESPRRRYSDEYRGSQMGSGLLDRPVNKPLDRPGLMGASDNDGNRNTLLTYLDTFRIENESDAQLVLKVTQKLTDVLMEYRLRSVSSGSTLNSLSMSSGFSSTPSRLPSSSDGYLSSPLNSLSGPSRYSDGPSRYYK; encoded by the exons ATGGAGGCTCAGGCTTCAGGTAACCAGATTCACAACGACAACCCAAGAAATGGGCCGCAGCTCTTCCAAAATAGGGCTAAAAATGTCCGG AGAAAGCGGCTGCAGCATTCTGCTGATATAG TGTACACCAAAGGGACCTCTATCCACACCATGCCCTCTCTCAGCAAACAGTTGAAAGGGGTCACTGACTGTGTCATTG GTCTTCAGTATGTGTGGGAGTACCGGAGCCCCAGTAAATCTGTCCCACCACACTACCAATGCAAACTGTGTGCTGTGTCCCGCTTGCAACATGATATGCTTGCTCACGTGAGAGGCTGGAAGCACAGTTTCAGATATTTG AAAAAGGCTCACCCAGACAAGGTCACCAGTGATGAGGTAGAGGCCAACAAAGACCCTGCTGTAAGGAAGACAATTAAAGAAATTGCAGCTGAGGTGGAGAAGACAGAGGGGAGGGGACAACTCAAG GTCATCCTGAAGGAGCCCTGTGATGTGCCTGCTTTTGAAGGACTCC GTTCTGCTGCTCCCAAGATTGtgccactaccaccaccaccagggATGGGACCACATGGACCACCCTTTG GTCCCAGGTTCTCTGACCACAGGTTTCCAGGGgactttcctcctcctcctttctctgaCTACCCACTGGGTGAGCATGGGGAGCCTGACTTTGGAGGCTATTCAACCAGGGAAATTTTCCCTGAACCTAATATGGGTCGCAGATCCCTTCAAGATGGTATGGGTCGTCATCCAGCTGTGGGTGGAGATAGTTTTGGATCAGGTGGTGGAATGGATAGCTACGGAAGGACTGAACTAATGGAGAGCCCACGCAGAAGGTATTCCGACGAGTATCGGGGCAGCCAAATGGGGAGTGGCTTATTGGACAGACCAGTGAATAAGCCACTTGACAGGCCAGGCTTGATGGGAGCATCAGACAATGACGGCAATCGTAACACACTGCTCACTTACCTg GATACCTTCCGGATAGAGAACGAGAGTGATGCACAGCTGGTGCTTAAAGTGACACAGAAACTAACAGACGTGCTGATGGAGTACAGACTGAGGAGTGTATCATCG ggTTCTACTCTGAACAGCTTGTCAATGAGCTCGGGTTTCTCCTCTACACCCTCCAGATTGCCAAGTAGCAGTGACGGATACTTAAGTAGTCCCTTAAATAGTCTGTCAG
- the tex10 gene encoding testis-expressed protein 10 homolog, with product MKAKKKKRQDDFQKVKLKVGKKKPKADNATNTNFRTKGIHLTEQLKRDTSGPTTHRQLGINDLLSQLHHYNANVKHSALLGLRELLALNPSLLEQHLSRLLSEVAAVFTDKDGNVRVAATRVLRFIAQSVPAERVAPFFPLLSAHLSCAMTHIETGIQEDAMKVLDVLLEHYPALLAARPAVLLTNFLELISHKQNSGGAKKAQDAKGRTWALSVNLSRAVTSQQWRLSVLLRLGRFLQAVVEERPVEEGDMSVPTEGVFGSSGEGRLTPLHLIWEELTYSKVGVKVYEHSGAKPTPHSTFRLRPEVDTGTAVGESLNSAEAVQSFAATLVPLLLEVWVEASTSDGPWNTTDGAHLLSPDAMSVMFQVLSILQLLRKLAPQQEHQDALDAWFHKEYLGEFKQHFMKNFPYGTRDTPKHKKKVNLKRNKQTPAVPGQTVEPLALNITLCQVMVSLSQRQGLGRETDGDWLTPLRTFVRDTLSNEVKLSYRQLHMLLGTVWKMVFTQRSKTVTEDLLAAVYFYYQQRHLTLQTRSLLLSFYSKLYLQEQGHTHIARSKVLCRWLASLPVQLSQLGHRNPALSARLIQSIQGAASRGNKDLLNSLQAQACRLYDPQEGVVVLLPAESQQRMVQLLYFIPKMSQSLLANLSCCCTAGRISAGLAASLIRIVHLRSSLSSWSVGSQEAALQDVDYISFLFSTLTGFSSDKLTSLQEAGDDSALPPSPLSPLSLYPTPLEQFTHHWDVVEEICHCLETLGSKSQCFDILQNGICKYLIKLGVVPDSMAAGLLRAVSRLLDLSVLPIEPVLRFLSQCCLSLLALLINLQQEAPADTNHKREAIWGACVSALSSVPRLLRMVLQLLRVGDLSEDELPQLGQILSMLLQHTPIHNQLLANSALLQEIIQHLTRYSRGSTREQWLTDLLYCYSVTVAHSSSSHRGNLGLRDMY from the exons ATGAaggccaagaagaagaagagacaggaTGACTTCCAAAAGGTCAAGTTAAAGGTGGGAAAGAAGAAGCCCAAAGCTGATAATGCCACCAACACCAACTTCCGCACAAAGGGAATCCATCTAACTGAACAGCTGAAAAGAGACACAAGTGGccccaccacacacagacagctgggTATCAAT GACCTTCTGTCTCAGCTTCACCATTACAATGCCAATGTGAAACATAGTGCCTTGTTGGGTTTGAGAGAGTTGCTGGCCCTTAACCCATCTCTGTTAGAGCAGCATCTGTCTCGCTTGCTCTCTGAAGTGGCAGCTGTTTTCACTGACAAGGATGGCAATGTCCGTGTGGCAGCCACACGTGTGCTCAG GTTCATTGCGCAGTCTGTACCCGCAGAACGAGTGGCTccatttttccccctcctcaGTGCCCACCTCTCTTGTGCCATGACTCACATTGAGACAGGCATCCAGGAGGACGCCATGAAGGTCCTTGATGTGTTGCTTGAACACTACCCTGCTCTGCTTGCGGCACGACCTGCTGTGCTACTCACTAACTTCTTGGAGTTGATCTCTCACAAACAAAACAGTGGAGGAGCTAAAAAGGCTCAGGATGCCAAGGGACGGACCTGGGCACTGTCAGTCAACCTCAGCAGGGCTGTGACCAGCCAGCAGTGGCGGCTGTCTGTGCTCCTCAG GCTCGGGCGCTTTCTGCAGGCAGTAGTTGAGGAAAGACCAGTGGAGGAAGGTGACATGTCTGTCCCAACTGAGGGAGTGTTTGGTTCCAGCGGAGAGGGCCGTCTTACACCGCTGCATCTCATCTGGGAAGAGCTCACTTACAGCAAGGTCGGAGTTAAGGTTTACGAACATTCTGGGGCCAAACCAACTCCACATTCCACCTTTAGACTCAG GCCTGAGGTGGACACTGGGACTGCAGTGGGCGAGAGTCTGAATTCAGCTGAGGCTGTTCAGAGTTTTGCAGCTACACTGGTGCCTCTTCTATTGGAAGTGTGGGTAGAGGCCAGTACCAGTGACGGTCCCTGGAACACCACTGATGGCGCTCACCTCCTCAGCCCAGATGCCATGTCAGTAATGTTCCAGGTCTTGTCTATTCTGCAGCTGCTGAGAAAACTGGCGCCGCAGCAGGAACACCAAGATGCACTG gATGCATGGTTCCATAAAGAATACCTGGGAGAATTTAAGCAGCACTTCATGAAAAACTTTCCCTATGGTACTCGGGACACACCCAAACATAAAAAGAAGGTGAATCTCAAAAG GAATAAGCAGACCCCAGCTGTCCCAGGTCAGACAGTGGAACCTCTGGCCTTAAACATCACACTTTGCCAGGTCATGGTGTCCCTCAGCCAGAGGCAGGGACTCGGCCGAGAGACGGATGGAGACTGGTTGACACCGCTGAGGACGTTTGTCCGAGACACGCTGAGCAATGAAGTGAAGCTGAGTTACAGGCAGCTGCATATGCTGCTTGGAACTGTGTGGAAGATGGTGTTCACACAGAGAAGCAAAA CTGTGACAGAGGACCTGTTGGCAGCAGTGTATTTCTACTATCAGCAGAGGCACCTGACTCTACAGACAAGATCTCTTCTGCTATCTTTTTACAGCAAGCTCTACCTGCAGGagcaaggacacacacacattgccag GAGTAAGGTGCTCTGTCGGTGGTTGGCTTCTCTTCCTGTGCAGTTGTCCCAGCTGGGCCACCGCAACCCAGCTCTGTCTGCGCGACTCATCCAATCCATCCAGGGTGCTGCATCTCGAGGCAACAAAGACCTGCTCAATAGTCTGCAGGCTCAAGCCTGCAGGCTCTACG ATCCACAAGAAGGAGTTGTGGTTCTGTTACCAGCAGAGTCCCAGCAACGAATGGTGCAGCTGCTCTATTTTATACCCAAGATGTCCCAATCTCTTCTGGCCAacctgagctgctgctgcactgctgGACGAATCTCTGCTGGCCTCGCTGCCTCTCTGATTCGTATCGTGCACCTTAG GTCATCTCTGAGCAGCTGGTCAGTTGGGAGCCAGGAAGCAGCTCTGCAGGACGTGGACTACATCAGCTTCCTGTTCTCCACCCTGACAGGCTTCTCGTCCGACAAGCTCACCTCCCTGCAGGAGGCCGGCGACGACAGCGccctgcctccctcccctctctcccccctcagCCTCTACCCCACCCCGCTGGAGCAGTTCACACACCACTGGGACGTTGTCGAG GAAATCTGCCACTGTCTGGAAACTTTGGGTTCAAAGTCCCAGTGCTTTGACATCTTGCAAAATGGCATTTGTAAATACCTG aTCAAGTTGGGGGTGGTGCCTGACAGTATGGCGGCTGGGCTGCTGAGAGCTGTATCCAGATTACTGGACCTGTCTGTCCTGCCCATTGAGCCTGTGCTGCGCTTCCTGTCTCAGTGCTGCCTCAGCCTGCTGGCTCTGCTCATCAACCTGCAGCAGGAGGCACCTGCCGATACCAACCACAAAAG GGAGGCGATCTGGGGAGCTTGTGTCTCAGCGTTGAGCTCTGTTCCCCGCCTGCTGAGGATGGTTCTGCAGTTGTTGCGTGTTGGAGATCTGAGTGAGGATGAGCTGCCACAGCTGGGACAGATCCTGTCAAT